In Chitinivibrio alkaliphilus ACht1, a genomic segment contains:
- a CDS encoding tetratricopeptide repeat protein — translation MKSRALLLSFLFLISCAYFNTLYNGWEAYDTAYEQEQKLLSEGHDSARVTSRTAEQYERAVEKADKVFAQFPRSERFHPNAYFLRGIAAYRLGQYRMSLNSFQSLQAEFPQSSYIPESWLYLGRAYHAMGEYSLARNTYEYVLNSFPDLNENNRVTLLLAEVSAETDGRGGAVEFLITAYESAEEVGQKVYLIERISEYYYDLDLYDDALTWIARLPEFDDSYRSVFYLCDLRRIQILLAQQEYDHAAEKISQGLDRREYLEYRNELTYYRARVLLAQGEKNRAYRLFEEITYRSAADHIMASSWYTMATISLEVRGDLEQGRTELEEARSYAEGEMLQRIRRRLRGLTSVKEFRTAMEEERSENVSLDRYRVGEHFWLDVELPHKALAEFKYLLSDEDLSDSLRVKTLYSKAMLYRQVEADTLRSDSLFQSLIEEYPSSQAAQEAQNIMHQEVTVVTRRDSAAQRFRRSERLAERHDEYSEEVYYHYIITAMQYEDIPDIAAKALYAAGREASRRPTRRDDRLDTVVVQVYSRLCDSYPDSPQCAAVRPALETGAARGYLREYEERVAKEEEYATDPLAEEELPADEEPGEPTIPDFSDWF, via the coding sequence ATGAAATCTCGTGCCCTTTTACTCAGCTTCCTGTTTCTTATCTCCTGTGCCTACTTTAACACTCTCTATAACGGGTGGGAAGCCTATGATACTGCCTATGAACAGGAGCAAAAGCTTCTCAGTGAAGGCCATGACAGCGCTCGTGTTACCTCGCGTACGGCTGAACAATATGAACGGGCCGTGGAGAAAGCCGATAAGGTGTTTGCGCAGTTTCCTCGCAGTGAACGTTTTCACCCCAATGCCTATTTTCTCCGTGGTATTGCTGCATATCGTTTAGGGCAGTATCGAATGTCCCTTAACTCCTTTCAATCACTGCAGGCAGAGTTTCCCCAATCATCCTACATACCTGAGTCATGGCTCTATCTGGGACGGGCCTACCATGCCATGGGAGAATATTCCCTCGCGCGAAACACCTATGAATACGTCTTAAACTCCTTTCCTGATCTGAATGAAAATAACCGTGTCACCCTGCTCCTTGCGGAGGTTTCTGCCGAGACGGACGGACGCGGTGGAGCAGTTGAGTTTCTTATTACCGCCTATGAATCAGCAGAAGAGGTTGGGCAAAAGGTGTATCTCATAGAACGGATCTCTGAATACTACTACGATCTTGATTTGTATGACGATGCCCTTACATGGATAGCACGTCTGCCGGAGTTTGATGACTCATACCGTTCTGTTTTTTATCTCTGTGACCTGCGTAGAATACAAATTCTTCTGGCACAACAGGAGTATGACCATGCGGCGGAGAAAATTTCCCAGGGGCTTGACCGACGGGAGTATCTGGAGTATCGCAATGAACTAACCTATTACCGGGCCCGTGTGCTCTTAGCCCAAGGCGAAAAAAATCGTGCCTATCGCTTGTTTGAAGAGATTACCTACCGTTCAGCCGCAGATCATATCATGGCCTCCTCCTGGTATACCATGGCGACAATCTCCTTGGAAGTACGCGGGGATCTTGAACAGGGACGTACAGAGCTTGAAGAGGCTCGCTCCTATGCGGAGGGTGAGATGCTCCAGCGCATTCGTCGCCGCTTACGTGGTCTTACCTCCGTGAAAGAGTTTCGCACGGCCATGGAAGAGGAGCGTTCTGAGAATGTTTCCCTGGATCGGTATCGTGTGGGTGAACATTTCTGGCTTGATGTTGAACTCCCTCATAAGGCACTTGCGGAGTTTAAATACCTCTTATCAGATGAGGATCTCAGTGATTCTTTGCGGGTAAAGACCCTATATTCAAAGGCGATGCTTTATCGTCAGGTTGAAGCGGATACGCTTCGTTCCGATTCCCTGTTTCAGTCACTCATAGAAGAATATCCCTCTTCTCAAGCAGCTCAGGAGGCACAAAACATTATGCATCAGGAGGTTACCGTTGTGACCCGAAGAGATTCGGCAGCACAGCGGTTTCGACGTTCTGAACGCTTGGCAGAACGCCATGATGAGTATTCTGAAGAGGTGTATTATCACTATATAATTACGGCAATGCAGTATGAGGATATTCCGGATATTGCTGCCAAGGCTCTCTATGCAGCAGGTCGTGAGGCTTCACGCCGTCCCACCCGCCGTGATGACCGTCTTGATACGGTGGTGGTGCAAGTGTATAGCCGGCTGTGTGACTCCTACCCAGACTCTCCACAATGTGCGGCGGTTCGGCCGGCCTTGGAGACTGGGGCTGCCCGCGGGTATTTACGCGAATATGAGGAGCGGGTTGCAAAGGAAGAGGAGTATGCCACGGATCCCCTTGCGGAGGAAGAGCTTCCTGCGGATGAAGAACCGGGAGAACCCACGATACCTGATTTTTCAGATTGGTTCTAG
- the nadB gene encoding L-aspartate oxidase encodes MAYTSDFLIIGSGISGLLLALKAARKGSVILVTKQDLSKGSTKRAQGGITAVISPHDSVEQHVADTLETGNGLSDKTAVELVSTHSAALIEELLDYGVPFSRNSSSTAPHGLSLGREGGHGVHRIVHARDHTGQTIQETLTEQVQKTPGITILTWHTLVDLITDHHRHTSLTQPQCCYGAYLYDRSEKQFHRAVAGQTIIATGGIGKIYEHTTNPSVATGDGIAAAWRAGCAITNMEFVQFHPTTLYHPRSHSFLISEAVRGFGARLLNSNGEEFMHSYHPMGELAPRDIVARAIDREMKLSGSPCVYLEILDKDPARVARRFPKISAKCTELGISIPHDVIPVVPASHYSCGGIHTNHTGMTEIENLFACGEAAYTGVHGANRLASNSLLEAGVFATIIGETLEQKPRCPVQEIPPWDDSNTANTEEWVLISHNKTEIQKIMSDYVGIVRTNERLTRALKRIILLREEIEHFYKRTKITTSLLELRNMGIVAELVIRAARQRRESRGLHFNRDYPEKDPAQAQVFSQRKET; translated from the coding sequence ATGGCATATACGAGTGACTTTCTTATCATCGGTTCAGGTATTTCGGGATTGCTCTTGGCACTCAAAGCAGCTCGAAAAGGGTCTGTTATACTCGTGACCAAGCAAGATCTCTCCAAGGGCAGCACCAAACGCGCCCAAGGGGGCATTACAGCGGTTATCTCACCGCACGACAGTGTAGAACAACATGTGGCAGACACCTTGGAAACGGGAAATGGTCTCTCTGATAAAACAGCAGTTGAGTTGGTATCAACCCATAGTGCAGCCTTGATAGAGGAGTTGCTTGACTACGGCGTACCCTTCTCCAGGAATTCTTCATCTACAGCACCTCACGGGCTTTCCCTGGGACGGGAAGGCGGACATGGGGTACATCGAATTGTCCATGCCCGTGACCATACCGGCCAAACCATTCAGGAAACCCTGACGGAGCAGGTACAAAAGACACCGGGAATTACCATTCTTACGTGGCACACCCTCGTTGACCTTATTACAGATCACCACCGTCATACCAGTCTTACGCAACCGCAATGCTGTTATGGCGCCTATCTCTACGATCGTTCGGAGAAACAGTTTCATCGCGCTGTGGCAGGGCAGACAATTATTGCCACCGGGGGCATTGGAAAAATCTATGAACATACCACCAATCCCAGTGTAGCCACGGGAGACGGTATTGCCGCGGCATGGCGAGCTGGGTGCGCTATTACCAATATGGAGTTTGTCCAATTTCATCCAACCACTCTCTATCACCCCCGCTCCCACTCTTTTCTTATATCTGAAGCGGTGCGCGGTTTTGGTGCACGGCTTTTAAACAGTAATGGCGAGGAGTTTATGCACTCCTATCATCCCATGGGCGAGCTGGCTCCACGAGATATCGTGGCCCGCGCCATCGACCGAGAAATGAAACTCTCCGGTTCTCCCTGTGTCTACCTTGAAATACTGGACAAAGACCCGGCTCGTGTGGCCCGGCGGTTTCCAAAAATTTCTGCAAAATGTACAGAACTGGGAATTTCCATCCCCCACGATGTTATTCCCGTTGTGCCTGCGTCCCATTACTCCTGTGGAGGGATCCACACAAACCATACGGGCATGACAGAAATAGAAAACCTCTTTGCCTGTGGTGAAGCTGCGTATACCGGAGTACACGGAGCCAATCGCCTAGCTTCAAACTCTCTGCTTGAAGCAGGGGTTTTTGCCACAATTATTGGCGAAACCTTAGAACAGAAGCCACGCTGTCCAGTGCAGGAGATTCCACCATGGGATGATTCAAATACGGCAAATACTGAAGAGTGGGTGCTTATCTCCCATAATAAAACAGAAATTCAGAAGATCATGTCCGACTATGTGGGGATTGTACGTACCAACGAACGACTCACGCGAGCCCTGAAACGCATTATCCTCCTCCGTGAAGAGATAGAACATTTCTACAAACGTACAAAGATTACCACGTCACTGCTTGAATTACGTAATATGGGTATTGTGGCAGAGTTGGTGATTCGTGCGGCCAGACAGCGAAGGGAGAGTCGCGGCCTGCACTTTAACCGTGACTATCCTGAGAAAGATCCTGCCCAAGCACAGGTCTTCTCCCAAAGAAAAGAAACGTAG
- a CDS encoding PLP-dependent transferase, translating into MDERYYSPIPCGTPIPFDTPHAFSVSLPTYQDVADYEESAGDIFTKVRQAYPRIIQHPLVSQLTEEIRRIYDRDNHYALLLPSRAAFDEVCRLWKKTPTFYEHRGSLLLALFSSSQERYSFFTIMKWCGYMIFSREAERILKGHSQPSPAEQQQEKQIITDVLREGYGPGKTILTNSGMNAFYSVFAAVKDAAAHTHRDTVIQFGWLYTDSISILRSFAPRHHQIPRVTDLHTLRTALAYEGDRVMAIVTETVSNPLLHTPNFTALKELCREYGCWLIVDNTFATPWNVDISSAADCIIESMTKYAVGTGDTMAGAVFVPAESSFSETILSDVAKRSIPLQHEDLLRCAQGIRSYGARMQRVNEVCKQIAAFLRHHPAVESVYSVYSETAENYGAIARHDEAYGGVLTFAVRGDFAIFYDSLCLPKGPSLGTDFPLLMSYTLLAHWDLVQKEGQKELSQAGISPWLLRLSVGTYDPDRTIAALKRSLDLLL; encoded by the coding sequence ATGGATGAACGCTATTACAGCCCCATACCCTGCGGAACCCCCATCCCCTTTGATACTCCCCACGCTTTTTCCGTGTCTCTTCCCACCTATCAGGATGTTGCAGATTATGAAGAGAGTGCTGGTGACATTTTTACCAAAGTACGCCAAGCCTACCCTCGAATTATCCAGCATCCCCTGGTATCCCAACTCACCGAGGAGATTCGCCGTATCTATGACAGGGACAACCACTACGCCCTCTTGCTTCCCTCACGGGCAGCCTTTGATGAGGTGTGCCGCCTGTGGAAGAAAACCCCAACCTTCTATGAACACCGGGGCTCTCTTCTCCTTGCGCTTTTTTCGTCATCGCAGGAGCGCTACTCCTTCTTTACCATTATGAAATGGTGTGGATACATGATATTTTCACGGGAGGCAGAACGGATCCTCAAGGGGCATTCTCAGCCCTCCCCCGCGGAACAACAGCAAGAAAAACAGATAATAACGGATGTTCTGCGTGAAGGATACGGTCCGGGAAAAACTATCCTTACCAATAGCGGCATGAACGCCTTCTACAGTGTCTTTGCCGCCGTGAAAGATGCCGCAGCCCACACCCATCGAGATACGGTAATACAGTTTGGCTGGCTCTATACAGACTCCATATCAATTCTTCGCTCCTTTGCCCCACGACATCACCAAATACCCCGGGTTACGGATTTACACACACTAAGAACCGCTCTTGCCTACGAGGGAGATCGTGTCATGGCCATTGTCACAGAAACCGTTTCAAACCCCTTGCTTCACACCCCCAATTTTACTGCCCTAAAAGAGCTTTGTCGCGAATACGGCTGTTGGCTCATCGTGGACAACACCTTTGCAACGCCTTGGAATGTGGATATTTCCTCCGCCGCAGACTGCATTATTGAAAGCATGACAAAGTATGCCGTGGGCACGGGGGACACCATGGCGGGAGCTGTTTTTGTGCCCGCAGAGAGCTCTTTCTCAGAGACAATTCTTTCCGATGTGGCGAAACGCAGCATCCCCTTACAGCATGAAGATCTCTTGCGGTGTGCTCAGGGAATACGCTCCTATGGCGCACGGATGCAGCGGGTTAACGAGGTTTGCAAGCAGATAGCAGCCTTTCTTCGTCACCACCCTGCGGTGGAGTCGGTTTATTCGGTCTATTCAGAAACAGCAGAGAATTATGGAGCCATTGCAAGACATGATGAAGCCTATGGCGGGGTACTTACCTTTGCAGTGCGGGGTGATTTTGCAATATTTTACGACTCCCTCTGCCTTCCCAAGGGGCCAAGCCTAGGGACCGATTTTCCCTTGCTCATGAGCTATACCCTCCTCGCCCACTGGGATCTTGTGCAAAAGGAGGGGCAAAAAGAGCTTTCTCAGGCAGGAATTTCACCGTGGCTGCTCCGCCTTTCCGTGGGAACCTACGACCCAGACAGGACTATTGCAGCATTGAAGAGATCCCTTGATCTTCTTCTGTGA
- a CDS encoding trans-sulfuration enzyme family protein: MDYQHCSVATLLSHAAEVGAINDPHGATHMPIYQTATFDLKKQGETPYDYTRSGNPTRHSLENLFTKVCEGRSAHCTHTGLGAVALLLETLVKTGDHIVVEQDCYGGTYRLLQSYRERLDITIHFVDCTDTTAVEQVLSQNDVRFILFETPTNPGLKIIDIAAIAKRAHAHNTLCVVDNSLATFISQKPLALGADISFFSTTKYVSGHGSVVGGVLVTGRDDLVDPFAYAANAYGRSQNPMDVYVTSLGLPTLPMRMKLHEENAHALATWLETLPEVVSVTYPGLPSHPQHELARTQMRYFSGVFTVDFDTPQTAQRVVEKTVLFGEKASFGTADSRIEIPGKISHASFSEAELAAIGITPATVRLSLGLESVDDLKKDIQEALYG, encoded by the coding sequence ATGGACTATCAACACTGTTCAGTAGCAACTTTATTATCCCATGCCGCAGAAGTGGGAGCCATAAATGACCCCCACGGGGCAACCCATATGCCCATTTATCAGACAGCCACCTTCGACTTAAAAAAGCAGGGGGAGACCCCCTATGATTATACGCGCAGCGGAAACCCCACCAGACACTCTCTGGAAAATCTCTTTACCAAGGTCTGTGAAGGACGTTCTGCCCATTGTACTCACACAGGGCTTGGTGCGGTGGCTCTATTGCTGGAGACCCTTGTAAAAACGGGGGACCACATCGTGGTGGAGCAAGACTGTTACGGAGGCACCTATCGCCTGCTGCAATCCTATCGTGAGCGCCTTGACATTACCATTCATTTTGTAGACTGTACCGATACTACAGCAGTCGAGCAGGTCTTGTCCCAAAACGATGTGCGCTTTATACTCTTTGAAACCCCCACCAATCCGGGCTTGAAAATTATTGATATTGCGGCAATTGCAAAACGGGCCCATGCGCACAACACCCTCTGTGTGGTGGATAATTCCCTGGCAACCTTTATCTCCCAAAAGCCCCTTGCTCTGGGGGCGGATATCTCCTTCTTCTCAACCACTAAATATGTCTCTGGTCACGGTTCCGTGGTGGGGGGTGTTCTTGTTACGGGGCGGGATGATCTGGTGGATCCCTTTGCCTATGCGGCAAACGCCTATGGACGCAGCCAAAACCCCATGGATGTCTATGTTACTTCCCTGGGGCTGCCCACCCTGCCAATGCGCATGAAGTTGCATGAAGAAAACGCTCACGCCCTTGCCACATGGCTTGAAACTCTGCCAGAGGTGGTCTCGGTTACTTATCCGGGGCTTCCCTCCCACCCCCAACACGAACTGGCACGCACACAAATGCGCTATTTCTCTGGGGTATTCACCGTTGATTTTGATACCCCGCAAACTGCACAACGGGTGGTGGAAAAAACGGTCCTTTTTGGGGAAAAAGCATCCTTTGGCACAGCCGACAGCAGAATAGAGATACCGGGCAAAATTAGCCATGCCTCTTTTTCTGAAGCAGAGTTGGCTGCCATCGGTATCACCCCTGCAACGGTGCGCCTTTCCCTTGGGTTGGAATCGGTTGATGATCTCAAAAAGGATATTCAGGAGGCTCTTTATGGATGA
- a CDS encoding LytR/AlgR family response regulator transcription factor — translation MHIVIAEDEKVSGRRLKRMVGELLGEALEECVLTHSMEECLSYVSQHSIDLLLLDLNLNGKDGFTLLKELQEKKFQTIVVSANTDRAIEAFELGITDFIAKPYDTTRLAKALNRFSGRLNREQEAQTLVVKNCGERLFIPVSSIIYISGAKDYSELHCSKEPAYLYSKSLENLHQILPARFIRIHKSYIVDTTKIDRVRVYGGGRYRAHLCTGEELPISRAKYKQFFT, via the coding sequence ATGCATATCGTAATTGCTGAAGACGAGAAAGTTTCGGGACGGCGACTCAAGCGAATGGTGGGAGAGCTTCTTGGTGAAGCTCTTGAGGAGTGCGTTCTTACACACTCCATGGAAGAATGTCTTTCCTACGTATCTCAACATTCCATCGACCTCCTGCTTCTGGATTTAAACCTTAATGGGAAAGATGGTTTTACCCTTTTGAAGGAGCTTCAGGAAAAAAAATTCCAGACTATTGTGGTCTCTGCAAATACAGACCGGGCGATTGAGGCTTTCGAACTGGGTATTACCGATTTTATCGCAAAACCCTACGACACCACACGACTTGCTAAGGCGCTTAACCGTTTTTCAGGACGCCTCAATAGAGAGCAGGAAGCCCAAACCCTTGTCGTAAAAAATTGCGGAGAACGCCTCTTCATCCCCGTATCCTCCATCATCTATATTAGTGGTGCAAAAGACTATTCTGAACTGCATTGCTCCAAGGAACCGGCCTATTTGTATAGCAAGTCCCTGGAAAACCTACATCAAATTCTGCCAGCACGGTTTATCCGTATTCATAAATCGTACATCGTAGATACAACCAAAATTGACCGTGTACGCGTGTACGGCGGCGGTCGCTACCGTGCCCATCTGTGTACGGGGGAAGAACTACCCATCAGTCGTGCAAAATACAAGCAATTCTTTACGTAA
- a CDS encoding TraB/GumN family protein, with protein sequence MEYDKNITKVDWQEKTVYLLGTAHVSKQSVVEVREACRNLSPDTVCVELCKNRLESIRNADRWKNMDIFRIIKEKKAVMLFAQLILSSFYRKLGKELEVTPGAEMIEGVHQAEQDNRELILADRDIQITLKRVWGNLSFFEKIRLLAHLLPSLLFHSDEKIDHETVEELKNKDHLEHAMEEFTHEFPRIQESLIHERDMHLAEKIKSATGTTILAVVGAGHVPGIARQLFEENDLDAITHVPPPSLLPRLITWGFPLLIIALIAYGFVTGGSERGGEMLLLWVLLNGTLSAVGTLLAGAHILTILTAFVAAPLTSLNPTIGAGYITGLVQTILKRPTVADMEAVPEATESMRGLWKNPLTRILLVFIFSSLGSSLASLAYPFVLAFRLAQ encoded by the coding sequence ATGGAGTATGACAAAAATATCACAAAGGTGGACTGGCAGGAAAAAACCGTATACCTCCTCGGCACGGCCCACGTGTCAAAACAGAGTGTGGTGGAAGTACGGGAGGCCTGTCGAAACCTCTCCCCCGATACGGTTTGTGTAGAACTCTGCAAAAATCGCCTTGAATCGATCCGCAACGCCGACCGATGGAAAAATATGGATATTTTCCGTATCATAAAAGAGAAAAAGGCGGTGATGCTTTTTGCGCAGCTCATACTCAGCTCTTTTTATCGTAAATTAGGCAAGGAGCTTGAAGTAACTCCCGGTGCAGAAATGATTGAAGGAGTGCATCAGGCAGAACAGGACAACCGTGAGCTTATTTTGGCTGATCGGGATATTCAAATTACCCTGAAACGGGTCTGGGGCAATCTCTCCTTTTTTGAAAAAATTCGTCTCCTTGCCCACCTCCTTCCTTCACTCCTGTTTCATTCTGATGAGAAGATTGATCATGAAACGGTGGAAGAGCTAAAAAACAAGGACCATCTGGAACACGCCATGGAAGAGTTTACCCATGAGTTTCCTCGCATTCAGGAAAGCTTAATCCATGAACGCGATATGCACCTTGCAGAAAAGATAAAATCCGCCACGGGAACCACAATTCTTGCCGTGGTTGGTGCCGGCCATGTTCCGGGGATTGCCAGACAACTGTTTGAAGAAAATGATCTTGACGCAATTACCCATGTGCCCCCCCCGTCCCTGCTACCACGCCTGATCACCTGGGGATTTCCCCTTCTTATTATTGCCCTGATTGCCTATGGGTTTGTCACGGGAGGAAGCGAACGGGGCGGCGAGATGCTTCTTCTTTGGGTACTCTTAAACGGAACTCTTTCCGCTGTGGGAACCCTTCTTGCCGGAGCCCATATCCTCACGATACTGACCGCCTTTGTTGCGGCCCCCCTGACCAGTCTGAACCCAACCATTGGTGCCGGATACATCACGGGACTGGTGCAAACTATTTTAAAACGTCCCACCGTGGCTGATATGGAAGCGGTTCCCGAAGCCACAGAAAGCATGCGCGGGCTCTGGAAAAACCCCTTAACCCGTATTCTCCTCGTGTTTATCTTTTCAAGCCTCGGAAGCTCTCTTGCCTCCCTGGCCTACCCCTTTGTTCTTGCATTCCGGCTTGCCCAATGA
- a CDS encoding Ig-like domain-containing protein, with protein sequence MIRLILLGALLWTGCAQRQFPEGGDGTPPVLSVIHTHPSQQAVQVSPDSPITIRFSTWPHRDRAAAGIEISPPVPEGVTVDIRRSTMTIHPRTSWEEETTYHIHLTPNLAGYQQAALSPPYTLIFSTGDSLSSGTLSGTIPPHTQEEFTQIGLISTQRLKEDSLVNISTFDYRATPDSTGTFSAHHLSEGTYLCLAVAQWPLQAGDTLYSSSSPAMETSAAPTSLSMPLVYEPRPVEPEAITYRDSTHLELTLTRPLLPRDSALMVSLSREKDTMPLDKWSRRDDGRALHISLPSPLTDTTYEIHLHSHRFPCIDTNRRETTVHSLPFSGPPPSEFPPIHMTKVEMVQRDKTPSLRISWNTAVQKQSPDSIVALQPDGDTLWFIAKESRLSSTHHYTAETPAPMNSELAFTLAWKDCRTEDRDTTITTTTRGTSDFAESFTLIDATEQLSETVLELRGHKTGLVYRKKITDTKTTIAPLRADTYTMRFFGTPHEDTTFRTGTLLPFAPESYYLPVTDTISIPPRWEQEYHFSPETFPFYPPHPSAE encoded by the coding sequence ATGATACGCCTCATTCTCCTTGGAGCCCTTCTCTGGACCGGCTGCGCCCAGCGCCAGTTCCCCGAGGGGGGAGACGGCACGCCCCCGGTTCTCTCGGTTATTCACACCCATCCATCTCAGCAGGCAGTACAGGTGAGCCCCGATTCACCCATCACCATTCGCTTTTCAACCTGGCCCCATCGAGACCGGGCCGCCGCAGGAATAGAAATAAGCCCTCCCGTCCCAGAGGGGGTTACCGTGGATATTCGCCGCTCCACCATGACCATTCACCCCCGTACTTCCTGGGAAGAGGAAACAACCTACCACATCCATCTCACCCCCAATCTGGCCGGGTATCAACAGGCGGCTCTTTCTCCACCCTACACCCTCATTTTCTCTACGGGAGACAGCCTTAGTTCGGGCACTCTTTCCGGCACCATCCCTCCCCACACCCAAGAGGAATTTACCCAAATCGGGCTCATATCGACCCAGCGTCTGAAAGAAGATTCTCTGGTAAATATCTCCACCTTTGACTACCGTGCTACCCCCGATTCAACGGGGACCTTTTCCGCACATCACCTAAGCGAGGGAACCTATCTCTGCCTTGCCGTTGCACAGTGGCCCCTGCAGGCAGGAGACACCCTTTATAGCTCCTCCTCCCCCGCCATGGAAACCAGTGCTGCACCCACATCTCTGTCCATGCCCCTTGTCTATGAACCACGCCCCGTGGAACCTGAGGCCATAACCTACCGTGATTCAACCCATCTCGAACTCACCCTCACCAGACCACTGCTTCCCCGCGACTCCGCCCTCATGGTGAGCCTCTCCCGTGAGAAGGATACCATGCCCCTTGATAAGTGGAGCCGCCGAGACGATGGCCGTGCTCTGCACATTTCTCTGCCAAGCCCCCTCACAGATACCACCTATGAAATACATCTACACAGCCACCGTTTTCCCTGCATCGATACCAACCGCAGAGAAACAACGGTCCACTCCCTTCCATTTTCAGGCCCCCCACCGTCGGAGTTTCCCCCCATTCACATGACAAAGGTAGAGATGGTTCAAAGAGACAAGACTCCCTCCCTCCGTATTTCCTGGAATACAGCCGTGCAGAAGCAATCCCCCGACAGTATCGTCGCCCTGCAACCCGACGGTGATACCCTGTGGTTTATTGCCAAGGAATCTCGTCTTTCTTCAACCCATCACTACACCGCAGAGACCCCTGCCCCCATGAACAGTGAACTCGCGTTCACCCTTGCGTGGAAGGACTGTCGTACCGAAGACAGAGACACAACCATCACCACCACAACCCGTGGAACCAGTGATTTTGCAGAGTCCTTTACCCTGATCGATGCCACAGAACAACTCTCTGAAACAGTACTGGAACTTCGAGGCCACAAAACTGGTCTAGTTTATCGCAAAAAGATTACCGATACCAAAACCACCATTGCCCCCTTGCGTGCCGACACCTACACCATGCGCTTTTTTGGCACACCACATGAAGACACGACCTTTCGTACGGGAACCCTTCTCCCCTTCGCACCGGAATCATACTATCTTCCCGTAACAGATACCATCTCCATTCCCCCGCGCTGGGAACAGGAATACCATTTCTCGCCCGAAACTTTCCCATTTTACCCACCCCATCCGTCCGCTGAATAA